In Thamnophis elegans isolate rThaEle1 chromosome 4, rThaEle1.pri, whole genome shotgun sequence, the following proteins share a genomic window:
- the RNF146 gene encoding E3 ubiquitin-protein ligase RNF146, whose translation MAGCGELDHSINMLPTNKKANESCSNATPSLMVPECAICLQTCVHPVSLPCKHVFCYLCVKGASWLGKRCALCRQEIPEDFLDKPTLLSPEELKAASRGNGEYAWYYEGRNGWWQYDERTSRELEDAFSKGKKSTEMLIAGFLYVADLENMVQYRRNEHGRRRKIKRDIIDIPKKGVAGLRLDCDSTAINLARESSADGADSIPPLGATAAGQPPATVRPLPTLDGQLTSPATPSPEESTLDNSFANLQINGDSLVERSHRGEGEEDHESLSSGRMRVIDTSIEETESDASSDSEDLSAQFQLPVPSAQQRHLNGNQPALDRPVAGSGVGNTTVRSRRPDGQCTITEV comes from the coding sequence ATGGCTGGTTGTGGTGAACTTGATCACTCAATCAACATGCTTCCAACGAATAAAAAGGCAAACGAATCATGTTCAAATGCAACACCATCACTTATGGTTCCTGAATGTGCTATCTGCCTGCAAACATGTGTCCACCCTGTGAGTCTGCCCTGCAAGCACGTCTTCTGCTATCTGTGTGTAAAAGGAGCTTCCTGGTTGGGAAAGCGGTGTGCGCTCTGTCGGCAGGAGATTCCAGAGGACTTTCTTGATAAACCAACTTTGCTATCGCCTGAGGAACTCAAAGCAGCCAGTAGAGGCAATGGGGAATATGCTTGGTATTATGAAGGCAGAAATGGCTGGTGGCAATATGATGAACGTACAAGTAGGGAGTTGGAAGATGCATTTTCTAAAGGTAAAAAAAGCACTGAAATGTTAATTGCTGGTTTCTTATATGTGGCAGATCTTGAGAACATGGTTCAGTATAGGAGAAATGAGCATGGACGTCGCAGGAAAATAAAACGGGACATAATAGATATTCCAAAGAAGGGAGTGGCTGGGCTTAGGTTGGACTGTGACTCTACTGCTATCAATCTAGCAAGAGAGAGCTCTGCAGATGGTGCAGACAGTATACCACCGCTAGGTGCTACTGCTGCTGGGCAGCCTCCAGCAACTGTTAGACCCCTTCCTACACTAGATGGTCAGCTGACAAGTCCTGCAACACCATCACCTGAGGAAAGTACTCTAGACAACTCTTTTGCCAACTTGCAAATCAATGGAGACAGTTTGGTTGAAAGGAGCCATAGGGGTGAGGGAGAGGAAGACCATGAATCACTATCTTCTGGTAGGATGAGAGTTATTGATACCTCCATAGAGGAAACAGAATCGGATGCTAGCAGTGATAGTGAGGATTTGTCTGCCCAATTTCAGCTGCCTGTACCCTCTGCTCAGCAGAGACATCTGAATGGAAATCAGCCAGCCTTGGATAGACCAGTGGCAGGCAGTGGGGTGGGAAATACCACTGTGAGATCGAGAAGGCCTGATGGACAGTGCACAATAACAGAAGTCTAA